One part of the Pecten maximus chromosome 1, xPecMax1.1, whole genome shotgun sequence genome encodes these proteins:
- the LOC117322156 gene encoding uncharacterized protein LOC117322156 isoform X2 translates to MAIGVTRRDKVQTVLLMVMGVTRRDKVQIVVLMVMGITRRDKVQTVLLMVMGVMRRDKVQIVVLMVMGITRRDKVQTVLLMVMGVTRRDKVQTVLLMAIGVTRRDKVQTVLLMVMGVMRRDKVQIVVLMVMRVTRRDKVQTVLLMAMRVTRRDKVQTVLLMAMRVTRRDKVQTVLLMAMRVTRRDKVQTVLLMAMRVTRRDKVQTVLLMAMRVTRRDKVQTVLLMAMRVTRRDKVQTVLLMAMRVTRRDKVQTVLLMAMGVTRRDKVQIVVLMVMGVTRRDKVQAVLLMAMGVTRRDKVQIVVLMVMGVTRRDKVQIVVLMVMGVTRRDKVQIVVLMAMGVTRRDKVQTVLLKAMGVTRRDKVQIVVLMVMGVTRSDKVQTVLLMTMGVTRRDKVQIVVLMAMGVTRRDKVQTVVPMVMGVTRRDKVQTVVPMVMGVTRRD, encoded by the exons ATGGCGATAGGGGTAACGAGGAGGGATAAGGTCCAGACAGTTCTCCTAATGGTGATGGGGGTAACGAGGAGGGATAAGGTCCAAATAGTTGTCCTAATGGTGATGGGGATAACGAGGAGGGATAAGGTCCAGACAGTTCTCCTAATGGTGATGGGGGTAATGAGGAGGGATAAGGTCCAAATAGTTGTCCTAATGGTGATGGGGATAACGAGGAGGGATAAGGTCCAGACAGTTCTCCTAATGGTGATGGGGGTAACGAGGAGGGATAAGGTCCAGACAGTTCTCCTAATGGCGATAGGGGTAACGAGGAGGGATAAGGTCCAGACAGTTCTCCTAATGGTGATGGGGGTAATGAGGAGGGATAAGGTCCAAATAGTTGTCCTAATGGTGATGAGGGTAACGAGGAGGGATAAGGTCCAGACAGTTCTCCTAATGGCGATGAGGGTAACGAGGAGGGATAAGGTCCAGACAGTTCTCCTAATGGCGATGAGGGTAACGAGGAGGGATAAGGTCCAGACAGTTCTCCTAATGGCGATGAGGGTAACGAGGAGGGATAAGGTCCAGACAGTTCTCCTAATGGCGATGAGGGTAACGAGGAGGGATAAGGTCCAGACAGTTCTCCTAATGGCGATGAGGGTAACGAGGAGGGATAAGGTCCAGACAGTTCTCCTAATGGCGATGAGGGTAACGAGGAGGGATAAGGTCCAGACAGTTCTCCTAATGGCGATGAGGGTAACGAGGAGGGATAAGGTCCAGACAGTTCTCCTAATGGCGATGGGGGTAACGAGGAGGGATAAG GTCCAAATAGTTGTCCTAATGGTGATGGGGGTAACGAGGAGGGATAAGGTCCAGGCAGTTCTCCTAATGGCGATGGGGGTAACGAGGAGGGATAAGGTCCAAATAGTTGTCCTAATGGTGATGGGGGTAACGAGGAGGGATAAG GTCCAAATAGTTGTCCTAATGGTGATGGGGGTAACGAGGAGGGATAAGGTCCAAATAGTTGTCCTAATGGCGATGGGGGTAACGAGGAGGGATAAGGTCCAGACAGTTCTCCTAAAGGCGATGGGGGTAACGAGGAGGGATAAGGTCCAAATAGTTGTCCTAATGGTGATGGGGGTAACGAGGAGTGATAAGGTCCAGACAGTTCTCCTAATGACGATGGGGGTAACGAGGAGGGATAAGGTCCAAATAGTTGTCCTAATGGCGATGGGGGTAACGAGGAGGGATAAGGTCCAGACAGTTGTCCCAATGGTGATGGGGGTAACGAGGAGGGATAAGGTCCAGACAGTTGTCCCAATGGTGATGGGGGTAACGAGGAGGGATTAG
- the LOC117322156 gene encoding uncharacterized protein LOC117322156 isoform X5, with translation MKHTKKLLYHSFSVIATKPCSEATGNGVTLRDTVQIVVLMVMGVTRRDKVQIVVLKAMGVTRRDKVQTVLLMVMGVTRRDKVQTVLLKAMGVTRRDKVQIVVLMVMGVTRRDKVQIVVLMVMGVTRRDKVQAVLLMAMGVTRRDKVQIVVLMVMGVTRRDKVQTVLLMAMGVTRRDKVQIVVLMVMGVTRRDKVQIVVLMAMGVTRRDKVQTVLLKAMGVTRRDKVQIVVLMVMGVTRSDKVQTVLLMTMGVTRRDKVQIVVLMAMGVTRRDKVQTVVPMVMGVTRRDKVQTVVPMVMGVTRRD, from the exons atgaaacatacaaaaaaacTGTTGTACCATAGTTTCAGTGTAATAGCAACAAAACCGTGTAGTGAAGCAACTGGCAATGGGGTAACTCTAAGGGATACGGTCCAAATAGTTGTCCTAATGGTGATGGGGGTAACGAGGAGGGATAAGGTCCAAATAGTTGTCCTAAAGGCGATGGGGGTAACGAGGAGGGATAAGGTCCAGACAGTTCTCCTAATGGTGATGGGGGTAACGAGGAGGGATAAG GTCCAGACAGTTCTCCTAAAGGCGATGGGGGTAACGAGGAGGGATAAGGTCCAAATAGTTGTCCTAATGGTGATGGGGGTAACGAG GAGGGATAAGGTCCAAATAGTTGTCCTAATGGTGATGGGGGTAACGAGGAGGGATAAGGTCCAGGCAGTTCTCCTAATGGCGATGGGGGTAACGAGGAGGGATAAGGTCCAAATAGTTGTCCTAATGGTGATGGGGGTAACGAGGAGGGATAAGGTCCAGACAGTTCTCCTAATGGCGATGGGGGTAACGAGGAGGGATAAG GTCCAAATAGTTGTCCTAATGGTGATGGGGGTAACGAGGAGGGATAAGGTCCAAATAGTTGTCCTAATGGCGATGGGGGTAACGAGGAGGGATAAGGTCCAGACAGTTCTCCTAAAGGCGATGGGGGTAACGAGGAGGGATAAGGTCCAAATAGTTGTCCTAATGGTGATGGGGGTAACGAGGAGTGATAAGGTCCAGACAGTTCTCCTAATGACGATGGGGGTAACGAGGAGGGATAAGGTCCAAATAGTTGTCCTAATGGCGATGGGGGTAACGAGGAGGGATAAGGTCCAGACAGTTGTCCCAATGGTGATGGGGGTAACGAGGAGGGATAAGGTCCAGACAGTTGTCCCAATGGTGATGGGGGTAACGAGGAGGGATTAG
- the LOC117322156 gene encoding uncharacterized protein LOC117322156 isoform X6 — translation MKHTKKLLYHSFSVIATKPCSEATGNGVTLRDTVQIVVLMVMGVTRRDKVQIVVLKAMGVTRRDKVQTVLLMVMGVTRRDKVQTVLLKAMGVTRRDKVQIVVLMVMGVTRRDKVQIVVLMVMGVTRRDKVQAVLLMAMGVTRRDKVQIVVLMVMGVTRRDKVQTVLLMAMGVTRRDKVQIVVLMVMGVTRRDKVQIVVLMAMGVTRRDKVQTVLLKAMGVTRRDKVQIVVLMVMGVTRSDKVQTVLLMTMGVTRRDKVQIVVLMAMGVTRRDKVQTVVPMVMGVTRRDKVQTVVPMVMGVTRRD, via the exons atgaaacatacaaaaaaacTGTTGTACCATAGTTTCAGTGTAATAGCAACAAAACCGTGTAGTGAAGCAACTGGCAATGGGGTAACTCTAAGGGATACGGTCCAAATAGTTGTCCTAATGGTGATGGGGGTAACGAGGAGGGATAAGGTCCAAATAGTTGTCCTAAAGGCGATGGGGGTAACGAGGAGGGATAAGGTCCAGACAGTTCTCCTAATGGTGATGGGGGTAACGAGGAGGGATAAG GTCCAGACAGTTCTCCTAAAGGCGATGGGGGTAACGAGGAGGGATAAGGTCCAAATAGTTGTCCTAATGGTGATGGGGGTAACGAGGAGGGATAAG GTCCAAATAGTTGTCCTAATGGTGATGGGGGTAACGAGGAGGGATAAGGTCCAGGCAGTTCTCCTAATGGCGATGGGGGTAACGAGGAGGGATAAGGTCCAAATAGTTGTCCTAATGGTGATGGGGGTAACGAGGAGGGATAAGGTCCAGACAGTTCTCCTAATGGCGATGGGGGTAACGAGGAGGGATAAG GTCCAAATAGTTGTCCTAATGGTGATGGGGGTAACGAGGAGGGATAAGGTCCAAATAGTTGTCCTAATGGCGATGGGGGTAACGAGGAGGGATAAGGTCCAGACAGTTCTCCTAAAGGCGATGGGGGTAACGAGGAGGGATAAGGTCCAAATAGTTGTCCTAATGGTGATGGGGGTAACGAGGAGTGATAAGGTCCAGACAGTTCTCCTAATGACGATGGGGGTAACGAGGAGGGATAAGGTCCAAATAGTTGTCCTAATGGCGATGGGGGTAACGAGGAGGGATAAGGTCCAGACAGTTGTCCCAATGGTGATGGGGGTAACGAGGAGGGATAAGGTCCAGACAGTTGTCCCAATGGTGATGGGGGTAACGAGGAGGGATTAG
- the LOC117322156 gene encoding uncharacterized protein LOC117322156 isoform X3, whose amino-acid sequence MAIGVTRRDKVQTVLLMVMGVTRRDKVQIVVLMVMGITRRDKVQTVLLMVMGVMRRDKVQIVVLMVMGITRRDKVQTVLLMVMGVTRRDKVQTVLLMAIGVTRRDKVQTVLLMVMGVMRRDKVQIVVLMVMRVTRRDKVQTVLLMAMRVTRRDKVQTVLLMAMRVTRRDKVQTVLLMAMRVTRRDKVQTVLLMAMRVTRRDKVQTVLLMAMRVTRRDKVQTVLLMAMRVTRRDKVQTVLLMAMRVTRRDKVQTVLLMAMGVTRRDKVQIVVLMVMGVTRRDKVQIVVLMVMGVTRRDKVQTVLLMAMGVTRRDKVQIVVLMVMGVTRRDKVQIVVLMAMGVTRRDKVQTVLLKAMGVTRRDKVQIVVLMVMGVTRSDKVQTVLLMTMGVTRRDKVQIVVLMAMGVTRRDKVQTVVPMVMGVTRRDKVQTVVPMVMGVTRRD is encoded by the exons ATGGCGATAGGGGTAACGAGGAGGGATAAGGTCCAGACAGTTCTCCTAATGGTGATGGGGGTAACGAGGAGGGATAAGGTCCAAATAGTTGTCCTAATGGTGATGGGGATAACGAGGAGGGATAAGGTCCAGACAGTTCTCCTAATGGTGATGGGGGTAATGAGGAGGGATAAGGTCCAAATAGTTGTCCTAATGGTGATGGGGATAACGAGGAGGGATAAGGTCCAGACAGTTCTCCTAATGGTGATGGGGGTAACGAGGAGGGATAAGGTCCAGACAGTTCTCCTAATGGCGATAGGGGTAACGAGGAGGGATAAGGTCCAGACAGTTCTCCTAATGGTGATGGGGGTAATGAGGAGGGATAAGGTCCAAATAGTTGTCCTAATGGTGATGAGGGTAACGAGGAGGGATAAGGTCCAGACAGTTCTCCTAATGGCGATGAGGGTAACGAGGAGGGATAAGGTCCAGACAGTTCTCCTAATGGCGATGAGGGTAACGAGGAGGGATAAGGTCCAGACAGTTCTCCTAATGGCGATGAGGGTAACGAGGAGGGATAAGGTCCAGACAGTTCTCCTAATGGCGATGAGGGTAACGAGGAGGGATAAGGTCCAGACAGTTCTCCTAATGGCGATGAGGGTAACGAGGAGGGATAAGGTCCAGACAGTTCTCCTAATGGCGATGAGGGTAACGAGGAGGGATAAGGTCCAGACAGTTCTCCTAATGGCGATGAGGGTAACGAGGAGGGATAAGGTCCAGACAGTTCTCCTAATGGCGATGGGGGTAACGAGGAGGGATAAG GTCCAAATAGTTGTCCTAATGGTGATGGGGGTAACGAGGAGGGATAAG GTCCAAATAGTTGTCCTAATGGTGATGGGGGTAACGAGGAGGGATAAGGTCCAGACAGTTCTCCTAATGGCGATGGGGGTAACGAGGAGGGATAAG GTCCAAATAGTTGTCCTAATGGTGATGGGGGTAACGAGGAGGGATAAGGTCCAAATAGTTGTCCTAATGGCGATGGGGGTAACGAGGAGGGATAAGGTCCAGACAGTTCTCCTAAAGGCGATGGGGGTAACGAGGAGGGATAAGGTCCAAATAGTTGTCCTAATGGTGATGGGGGTAACGAGGAGTGATAAGGTCCAGACAGTTCTCCTAATGACGATGGGGGTAACGAGGAGGGATAAGGTCCAAATAGTTGTCCTAATGGCGATGGGGGTAACGAGGAGGGATAAGGTCCAGACAGTTGTCCCAATGGTGATGGGGGTAACGAGGAGGGATAAGGTCCAGACAGTTGTCCCAATGGTGATGGGGGTAACGAGGAGGGATTAG
- the LOC117322156 gene encoding uncharacterized protein LOC117322156 isoform X7 — translation MAIGVTRRDKVQTVLLMVMGVTRRDKVQIVVLMVMGITRRDKVQTVLLMVMGVMRRDKVQIVVLMVMGITRRDKVQTVLLMVMGVTRRDKVQTVLLMAIGVTRRDKVQTVLLMVMGVMRRDKVQIVVLMVMRVTRRDKVQTVLLMAMRVTRRDKVQTVLLMAMRVTRRDKVQTVLLMAMRVTRRDKVQTVLLMAMRVTRRDKVQTVLLMAMRVTRRDKVQTVLLMAMRVTRRDKVQTVLLMAMRVTRRDKVQTVLLMAMGVTRRDKVQTVLLMAIGVTRRDKV, via the coding sequence ATGGCGATAGGGGTAACGAGGAGGGATAAGGTCCAGACAGTTCTCCTAATGGTGATGGGGGTAACGAGGAGGGATAAGGTCCAAATAGTTGTCCTAATGGTGATGGGGATAACGAGGAGGGATAAGGTCCAGACAGTTCTCCTAATGGTGATGGGGGTAATGAGGAGGGATAAGGTCCAAATAGTTGTCCTAATGGTGATGGGGATAACGAGGAGGGATAAGGTCCAGACAGTTCTCCTAATGGTGATGGGGGTAACGAGGAGGGATAAGGTCCAGACAGTTCTCCTAATGGCGATAGGGGTAACGAGGAGGGATAAGGTCCAGACAGTTCTCCTAATGGTGATGGGGGTAATGAGGAGGGATAAGGTCCAAATAGTTGTCCTAATGGTGATGAGGGTAACGAGGAGGGATAAGGTCCAGACAGTTCTCCTAATGGCGATGAGGGTAACGAGGAGGGATAAGGTCCAGACAGTTCTCCTAATGGCGATGAGGGTAACGAGGAGGGATAAGGTCCAGACAGTTCTCCTAATGGCGATGAGGGTAACGAGGAGGGATAAGGTCCAGACAGTTCTCCTAATGGCGATGAGGGTAACGAGGAGGGATAAGGTCCAGACAGTTCTCCTAATGGCGATGAGGGTAACGAGGAGGGATAAGGTCCAGACAGTTCTCCTAATGGCGATGAGGGTAACGAGGAGGGATAAGGTCCAGACAGTTCTCCTAATGGCGATGAGGGTAACGAGGAGGGATAAGGTCCAGACAGTTCTCCTAATGGCGATGGGGGTAACGAGGAGGGATAAGGTCCAGACAGTTCTCCTAATGGCGATAGGGGTAACGAGGAGGGATAAGGTCTAG
- the LOC117322156 gene encoding uncharacterized protein LOC117322156 isoform X1: protein MAIGVTRRDKVQTVLLMVMGVTRRDKVQIVVLMVMGITRRDKVQTVLLMVMGVMRRDKVQIVVLMVMGITRRDKVQTVLLMVMGVTRRDKVQTVLLMAIGVTRRDKVQTVLLMVMGVMRRDKVQIVVLMVMRVTRRDKVQTVLLMAMRVTRRDKVQTVLLMAMRVTRRDKVQTVLLMAMRVTRRDKVQTVLLMAMRVTRRDKVQTVLLMAMRVTRRDKVQTVLLMAMRVTRRDKVQTVLLMAMRVTRRDKVQTVLLMAMGVTRRDKVQIVVLMVMGVTRRDKVQAVLLMAMGVTRRDKVQIVVLMVMGVTRRDKVQTVLLMAMGVTRRDKVQIVVLMVMGVTRRDKVQIVVLMAMGVTRRDKVQTVLLKAMGVTRRDKVQIVVLMVMGVTRSDKVQTVLLMTMGVTRRDKVQIVVLMAMGVTRRDKVQTVVPMVMGVTRRDKVQTVVPMVMGVTRRD, encoded by the exons ATGGCGATAGGGGTAACGAGGAGGGATAAGGTCCAGACAGTTCTCCTAATGGTGATGGGGGTAACGAGGAGGGATAAGGTCCAAATAGTTGTCCTAATGGTGATGGGGATAACGAGGAGGGATAAGGTCCAGACAGTTCTCCTAATGGTGATGGGGGTAATGAGGAGGGATAAGGTCCAAATAGTTGTCCTAATGGTGATGGGGATAACGAGGAGGGATAAGGTCCAGACAGTTCTCCTAATGGTGATGGGGGTAACGAGGAGGGATAAGGTCCAGACAGTTCTCCTAATGGCGATAGGGGTAACGAGGAGGGATAAGGTCCAGACAGTTCTCCTAATGGTGATGGGGGTAATGAGGAGGGATAAGGTCCAAATAGTTGTCCTAATGGTGATGAGGGTAACGAGGAGGGATAAGGTCCAGACAGTTCTCCTAATGGCGATGAGGGTAACGAGGAGGGATAAGGTCCAGACAGTTCTCCTAATGGCGATGAGGGTAACGAGGAGGGATAAGGTCCAGACAGTTCTCCTAATGGCGATGAGGGTAACGAGGAGGGATAAGGTCCAGACAGTTCTCCTAATGGCGATGAGGGTAACGAGGAGGGATAAGGTCCAGACAGTTCTCCTAATGGCGATGAGGGTAACGAGGAGGGATAAGGTCCAGACAGTTCTCCTAATGGCGATGAGGGTAACGAGGAGGGATAAGGTCCAGACAGTTCTCCTAATGGCGATGAGGGTAACGAGGAGGGATAAGGTCCAGACAGTTCTCCTAATGGCGATGGGGGTAACGAGGAGGGATAAG GTCCAAATAGTTGTCCTAATGGTGATGGGGGTAACGAGGAGGGATAAGGTCCAGGCAGTTCTCCTAATGGCGATGGGGGTAACGAGGAGGGATAAGGTCCAAATAGTTGTCCTAATGGTGATGGGGGTAACGAGGAGGGATAAGGTCCAGACAGTTCTCCTAATGGCGATGGGGGTAACGAGGAGGGATAAG GTCCAAATAGTTGTCCTAATGGTGATGGGGGTAACGAGGAGGGATAAGGTCCAAATAGTTGTCCTAATGGCGATGGGGGTAACGAGGAGGGATAAGGTCCAGACAGTTCTCCTAAAGGCGATGGGGGTAACGAGGAGGGATAAGGTCCAAATAGTTGTCCTAATGGTGATGGGGGTAACGAGGAGTGATAAGGTCCAGACAGTTCTCCTAATGACGATGGGGGTAACGAGGAGGGATAAGGTCCAAATAGTTGTCCTAATGGCGATGGGGGTAACGAGGAGGGATAAGGTCCAGACAGTTGTCCCAATGGTGATGGGGGTAACGAGGAGGGATAAGGTCCAGACAGTTGTCCCAATGGTGATGGGGGTAACGAGGAGGGATTAG
- the LOC117322156 gene encoding uncharacterized protein LOC117322156 isoform X4 yields MKHTKKLLYHSFSVIATKPCSEATGNGVTLRDTVQIVVLMVMGITRRDKVQTVLLMVMGVTRRDKVQTVLLMAIGVTRRDKVQTVLLMVMGVMRRDKVQIVVLMVMRVTRRDKVQTVLLMAMRVTRRDKVQTVLLMAMRVTRRDKVQTVLLMAMRVTRRDKVQTVLLMAMRVTRRDKVQTVLLMAMRVTRRDKVQTVLLMAMRVTRRDKVQTVLLMAMRVTRRDKVQTVLLMAMGVTRRDKVQIVVLMVMGVTRRDKVQAVLLMAMGVTRRDKVQIVVLMVMGVTRRDKVQTVLLMAMGVTRRDKVQIVVLMVMGVTRRDKVQIVVLMAMGVTRRDKVQTVLLKAMGVTRRDKVQIVVLMVMGVTRSDKVQTVLLMTMGVTRRDKVQIVVLMAMGVTRRDKVQTVVPMVMGVTRRDKVQTVVPMVMGVTRRD; encoded by the exons atgaaacatacaaaaaaacTGTTGTACCATAGTTTCAGTGTAATAGCAACAAAACCGTGTAGTGAAGCAACTGGCAATGGGGTAACTCTAAGGGATACG GTCCAAATAGTTGTCCTAATGGTGATGGGGATAACGAGGAGGGATAAGGTCCAGACAGTTCTCCTAATGGTGATGGGGGTAACGAGGAGGGATAAGGTCCAGACAGTTCTCCTAATGGCGATAGGGGTAACGAGGAGGGATAAGGTCCAGACAGTTCTCCTAATGGTGATGGGGGTAATGAGGAGGGATAAGGTCCAAATAGTTGTCCTAATGGTGATGAGGGTAACGAGGAGGGATAAGGTCCAGACAGTTCTCCTAATGGCGATGAGGGTAACGAGGAGGGATAAGGTCCAGACAGTTCTCCTAATGGCGATGAGGGTAACGAGGAGGGATAAGGTCCAGACAGTTCTCCTAATGGCGATGAGGGTAACGAGGAGGGATAAGGTCCAGACAGTTCTCCTAATGGCGATGAGGGTAACGAGGAGGGATAAGGTCCAGACAGTTCTCCTAATGGCGATGAGGGTAACGAGGAGGGATAAGGTCCAGACAGTTCTCCTAATGGCGATGAGGGTAACGAGGAGGGATAAGGTCCAGACAGTTCTCCTAATGGCGATGAGGGTAACGAGGAGGGATAAGGTCCAGACAGTTCTCCTAATGGCGATGGGGGTAACGAGGAGGGATAAG GTCCAAATAGTTGTCCTAATGGTGATGGGGGTAACGAGGAGGGATAAGGTCCAGGCAGTTCTCCTAATGGCGATGGGGGTAACGAGGAGGGATAAGGTCCAAATAGTTGTCCTAATGGTGATGGGGGTAACGAGGAGGGATAAGGTCCAGACAGTTCTCCTAATGGCGATGGGGGTAACGAGGAGGGATAAG GTCCAAATAGTTGTCCTAATGGTGATGGGGGTAACGAGGAGGGATAAGGTCCAAATAGTTGTCCTAATGGCGATGGGGGTAACGAGGAGGGATAAGGTCCAGACAGTTCTCCTAAAGGCGATGGGGGTAACGAGGAGGGATAAGGTCCAAATAGTTGTCCTAATGGTGATGGGGGTAACGAGGAGTGATAAGGTCCAGACAGTTCTCCTAATGACGATGGGGGTAACGAGGAGGGATAAGGTCCAAATAGTTGTCCTAATGGCGATGGGGGTAACGAGGAGGGATAAGGTCCAGACAGTTGTCCCAATGGTGATGGGGGTAACGAGGAGGGATAAGGTCCAGACAGTTGTCCCAATGGTGATGGGGGTAACGAGGAGGGATTAG